Proteins co-encoded in one Oceanidesulfovibrio indonesiensis genomic window:
- a CDS encoding ISL3 family transposase — translation MSKQDITRLLGGWEGYRIGTIQRFEPGEKGDLAEVWIELMPLKRRRMKCSGCGRLVSTLHDISERWIRDLPVLDARTWLLVWRRRVSCPRCGPKLEELPWLGRYARVTKRLAQSVGRLCEVASIKHVARFFDLSWWTVKSIDKRYLAEKLGPVNLRNIEVIAMDEFAIQKGHRYATVIVEPRIKQVLWVGRGRSRESIRPFFRLLGKDGCKRLKAVAMDMNGAYEAEVKAHCPQAEIVYDLFHVVAKYGREVIDRVRRDEAKRVADDNAARTVIKGSRWLLLRNKANITRGEDRVRLYDLLDANRNLMIVYVLKEDLKQLWQYKYPKAAHRAWKNWHRRAMQSAIEPLRRFARRLKPYVPGILAHCRFGLHTSLLEGINNKIKVIKRMAYGFRDDEYFFLKIRAAFPGIPR, via the coding sequence TTGTCGAAACAGGATATTACGCGGCTCCTGGGCGGATGGGAAGGATATCGGATCGGGACGATTCAGCGATTCGAGCCCGGCGAAAAGGGTGACTTGGCTGAGGTCTGGATCGAGCTCATGCCTCTGAAACGCCGGCGCATGAAGTGCAGCGGATGCGGCCGGTTGGTGAGCACCCTGCACGACATTTCTGAGCGCTGGATACGGGACCTGCCGGTTCTCGATGCCCGGACATGGCTGCTCGTCTGGCGCCGGCGAGTGAGCTGTCCACGATGCGGCCCCAAGCTGGAGGAATTACCCTGGCTTGGCCGGTACGCGCGGGTCACGAAGCGACTGGCGCAAAGCGTTGGCAGGCTCTGCGAAGTGGCGTCAATCAAGCACGTGGCCCGGTTCTTTGACCTGAGTTGGTGGACCGTGAAGTCCATCGACAAACGCTATCTGGCCGAGAAACTCGGTCCGGTGAACCTCAGGAACATCGAGGTCATCGCCATGGACGAGTTCGCCATCCAGAAGGGCCACCGCTACGCAACGGTAATCGTCGAGCCGCGCATCAAACAGGTGCTCTGGGTCGGCCGCGGCCGTAGCCGGGAGAGCATCAGGCCGTTTTTTCGACTGCTTGGGAAAGATGGCTGCAAACGCCTCAAAGCGGTGGCCATGGACATGAACGGCGCTTACGAGGCGGAGGTCAAAGCCCATTGCCCCCAGGCCGAGATCGTCTACGACCTCTTTCACGTGGTGGCCAAGTACGGGCGCGAAGTCATTGACAGAGTTCGTCGCGACGAAGCCAAGCGTGTTGCCGACGACAACGCCGCTCGCACGGTAATCAAAGGGTCGCGCTGGCTGCTGCTAAGGAACAAGGCAAACATCACCCGGGGAGAGGACCGCGTCAGGCTGTACGATCTGCTGGATGCCAACCGGAATCTGATGATCGTCTACGTGCTCAAGGAGGACCTGAAGCAGCTGTGGCAGTACAAATATCCCAAGGCGGCGCATCGCGCCTGGAAGAACTGGCACCGGCGGGCGATGCAAAGCGCCATTGAGCCGCTACGCCGATTCGCCAGACGTCTGAAGCCGTATGTGCCAGGCATTCTGGCGCACTGCCGCTTTGGTCTGCACACCAGCCTGCTTGAGGGAATCAACAACAAGATCAAGGTGATAAAACGTATGGCTTACGGCTTTCGGGACGACGAATACTTTTTCCTCAAGATCAGGGCTGCGTTTCCCGGAATTCCGCGATGA
- a CDS encoding mechanosensitive ion channel family protein → MNGSHSTVRALFVVLIMAFLALCGCPAHLAAAEGIERSPAAATLPDDLSPAEVDEAMSTMDDEQARQLLHERLKAQAEARAAQDAPESRSNRLMDASTQLRERLLAIKASRGHILDELGDSLQRMAQGGGYGALLLACVGALLITFAAWAMETLFRRRMTGWRNRTRISEESSSKGRMLAADAFLAVSGLLLYAVTILALFSAFFGKETPGYVVAAHILLFFLVFRPVQVVARLLLRPNTPELRIIPLSDKGALALNSFIGTLMLLALGSWYTIEAFRAVGTSETAVIVLQLALACVMLGFVLLAIFSFRKSVAEAIACRRNEESVGARLRAQFASRWHIIAILYVSLVAIIYLAVLLTQGIDGPHGLFLMSLGVIPLYYLLDLIAKRILDGVFGIIVAKPPKPMSMVHPVDEGGCAPEAASTESAEVRQPVSPVEEQPRPESHPLYETTRRSVRIALAGFVALILLHAWRVPVPRADLIIEAGVNILVILFITVGLWRLIKRAIERKFREASEAGNPNPRLRTLLPLFQKILGVFFLVTASLMVIAQFGVDIGPLLAGAGVLGLAIGLGSQTLVKDVVAGVFFLMDDAFRVGDYVKLGSTEGYVIRMSVRTLNLEHYLGYVLIIPYGDIKNVINFSRNPISIKLKIPMPLETDPKKFKKIVRKINDQLMEEEEFRGDLVQPVKSQGVKRIEDSVMTFGVKFMARPGTQFSIRKEVYARLYKELKKAGLTFAAPGVTVYTAKQDAEDAETATQGAAAAAVQKRKAAKQQEEGAKE, encoded by the coding sequence ATGAACGGCTCGCATTCGACAGTCCGTGCCTTGTTCGTCGTGTTGATAATGGCGTTTCTTGCATTGTGCGGATGTCCTGCCCACCTCGCAGCGGCGGAGGGCATCGAAAGATCGCCCGCGGCCGCCACATTGCCGGACGATCTGTCGCCGGCCGAGGTGGATGAGGCGATGTCCACCATGGATGACGAGCAGGCCAGGCAGCTGCTCCACGAACGGCTCAAGGCCCAGGCCGAAGCCCGCGCGGCCCAGGACGCGCCGGAATCGCGCTCGAACAGGCTGATGGACGCAAGCACGCAGCTCCGTGAGCGGTTGCTGGCAATCAAGGCAAGTCGGGGACACATTCTCGACGAGCTGGGAGACTCTCTTCAAAGAATGGCGCAGGGGGGAGGGTACGGCGCGCTGCTCCTGGCCTGCGTGGGCGCTTTGCTCATCACGTTCGCGGCCTGGGCTATGGAAACATTGTTCCGCCGCAGGATGACGGGGTGGCGCAACCGGACACGCATTTCGGAAGAGTCTTCGTCCAAAGGCAGAATGCTGGCTGCCGATGCATTTCTCGCAGTTTCCGGCCTGTTGCTTTACGCCGTCACGATCCTGGCGCTGTTCTCGGCGTTTTTTGGCAAGGAGACCCCCGGATATGTGGTCGCGGCGCATATTCTTCTGTTCTTCCTTGTCTTTCGTCCGGTGCAGGTGGTGGCTCGCCTGCTTTTGCGGCCCAATACGCCGGAGCTGCGCATCATACCGTTGAGCGACAAAGGGGCCTTGGCTCTGAACAGTTTCATCGGCACACTGATGCTGCTGGCGCTGGGCAGTTGGTACACGATCGAGGCTTTCAGGGCCGTGGGGACATCCGAGACTGCTGTTATCGTGCTGCAGCTTGCGCTTGCGTGCGTCATGCTCGGGTTCGTCCTTCTGGCGATTTTCTCGTTTCGGAAGAGTGTGGCCGAAGCGATTGCCTGCCGCCGGAACGAAGAGTCTGTTGGTGCGCGACTCAGAGCCCAGTTCGCATCGCGCTGGCATATCATCGCGATTCTCTACGTAAGCCTGGTGGCCATCATTTACCTGGCCGTGCTGCTCACTCAGGGGATAGACGGACCGCATGGCCTGTTCCTCATGAGTCTAGGCGTCATCCCCCTGTACTACCTTCTGGATCTGATCGCGAAACGCATTCTGGACGGAGTGTTCGGCATAATCGTGGCCAAGCCGCCAAAGCCCATGTCCATGGTCCATCCGGTCGATGAGGGTGGATGCGCTCCTGAAGCTGCATCCACGGAGAGTGCGGAAGTCAGGCAACCCGTCTCGCCTGTTGAAGAACAACCGAGGCCGGAATCCCATCCGCTCTACGAAACCACGCGGCGCAGCGTGCGCATCGCGCTGGCCGGCTTCGTTGCGCTCATCCTGCTGCACGCGTGGCGTGTGCCTGTGCCCAGGGCCGATCTGATCATCGAGGCGGGCGTGAACATTCTGGTCATCCTGTTCATAACCGTAGGTCTGTGGCGCCTGATCAAGCGCGCCATTGAAAGGAAGTTCCGGGAGGCCAGCGAGGCCGGCAATCCCAACCCCCGGTTGCGGACACTGCTGCCCTTGTTCCAGAAGATCCTGGGCGTATTCTTCCTGGTCACGGCCTCGCTCATGGTCATCGCGCAGTTCGGCGTGGATATCGGCCCATTGCTGGCCGGAGCCGGCGTCCTGGGACTGGCCATCGGCCTTGGCAGCCAGACTCTGGTGAAGGATGTGGTGGCGGGCGTGTTCTTCCTTATGGACGACGCCTTCCGAGTGGGCGACTACGTGAAGCTGGGCAGCACGGAGGGCTATGTGATCAGGATGTCCGTGCGCACACTCAACCTGGAACACTATCTGGGCTACGTGCTCATCATCCCCTACGGCGACATCAAGAACGTCATCAACTTTTCGCGCAACCCCATCTCCATCAAGCTCAAAATTCCCATGCCGCTGGAGACAGACCCGAAAAAGTTCAAGAAGATCGTGCGCAAAATCAACGATCAGCTCATGGAGGAAGAGGAGTTCAGGGGCGATCTGGTGCAGCCGGTCAAATCGCAGGGCGTCAAGCGCATCGAGGATTCGGTGATGACCTTCGGCGTGAAGTTCATGGCCAGGCCCGGCACCCAGTTCAGCATCCGAAAGGAAGTGTATGCGCGGCTCTACAAGGAGCTCAAGAAGGCCGGCCTGACCTTCGCCGCGCCGGGTGTGACCGTATACACTGCCAAGCAGGATGCTGAAGACGCGGAAACGGCAACGCAGGGCGCAGCTGCCGCCGCGGTGCAGAAGCGCAAGGCCGCCAAGCAGCAGGAAGAGGGCGCCAAGGAATGA
- a CDS encoding GGDEF domain-containing protein, translated as MSHNPAEHTANMSSKDRDTVSAVLRSNAARRTLLQLMEPFARLVNAVAGWGVVFKIRLLLFFCVIAPTLVSMVLLESHPRELHVFLAVVLVVSIILFAPLANAVSYLLIRKELRDIEQFCMRLKQGDYAASFALPHETDDEHELNVLKRNLNWMAHVISRRVSRLHAALEGAHEDRNRYESLSNIDPLTNLANRRRFETRLTELAHEAAITRRPLALMFIDCDRFKLVNDTLGHQAGDMLLEDLAAIIRRNVREYIDLPFRYGGDEFGVVCVGMTAEQAAEAAERIRESFSMTQKTDVTISVGVAGFTPSSRSFDPKSVAELVRTADKAAYRAKALGGNRVIVAPQSPAL; from the coding sequence ATGTCGCACAATCCGGCCGAACACACCGCGAATATGTCCAGCAAAGATCGTGACACCGTCAGTGCGGTTCTGCGAAGCAATGCCGCACGCAGAACCCTGCTTCAACTCATGGAGCCATTCGCCCGGCTCGTGAACGCCGTGGCGGGATGGGGCGTGGTGTTCAAGATACGGCTGCTGCTGTTTTTCTGCGTCATAGCGCCAACACTCGTCTCAATGGTCCTGCTGGAATCCCATCCCCGCGAGCTGCACGTATTTCTGGCGGTGGTCCTCGTGGTGTCCATCATTCTTTTCGCGCCGCTGGCCAATGCCGTGAGCTACCTGCTCATCCGCAAGGAACTCAGGGACATCGAACAGTTCTGCATGCGCCTTAAACAGGGCGACTACGCGGCGAGTTTCGCCCTGCCCCACGAAACCGACGACGAACATGAACTCAACGTGCTCAAGCGCAACCTGAACTGGATGGCCCACGTGATCTCCCGCCGTGTATCCAGGCTGCACGCCGCCCTGGAAGGCGCCCACGAAGACAGGAACCGCTACGAGTCCCTCTCCAACATCGATCCCCTCACCAACCTCGCCAACCGCCGGCGTTTTGAAACCCGACTTACCGAACTGGCCCACGAAGCCGCCATCACCAGACGTCCTCTCGCTCTCATGTTCATCGATTGCGACAGGTTCAAACTCGTCAACGATACGCTCGGCCACCAGGCAGGCGACATGCTGCTGGAGGACCTCGCCGCCATCATCCGACGAAACGTGCGCGAGTACATCGACCTCCCCTTCCGCTACGGCGGCGACGAATTCGGCGTCGTCTGCGTCGGCATGACGGCCGAGCAGGCCGCGGAAGCTGCGGAACGCATCCGCGAGAGTTTTTCCATGACGCAGAAAACCGATGTGACCATCAGCGTTGGCGTGGCCGGATTCACACCTTCGTCTAGGAGCTTCGATCCAAAAAGCGTCGCGGAACTCGTCCGCACGGCGGACAAAGCCGCATACCGGGCAAAAGCCCTGGGCGGGAACCGGGTCATCGTGGCGCCGCAGAGTCCGGCCCTGTAA